Part of the Zea mays cultivar B73 chromosome 4, Zm-B73-REFERENCE-NAM-5.0, whole genome shotgun sequence genome is shown below.
tatatcttgaaaattgaagttttcctcttccaaagtatcttcaatttgctcttttcctttctcaattgttgTGTCCATCGCGGCCGCaacagcttcttcctcagccatttttagaagcatgttatcaatatcaccaagtgtggtttctagatcaGAATCTTCGGCGGTTTCAGCTCTGGcaccttcggctccggtggctgcaGCTTAGGCACCGCCGGCGCCTTCAGCGGCGCCAGCGCTTTCAGCAATTGGTATTTTTGGCGCTGATGCCggcggcggtgtctgatgaataacatcggccacttggataattctccatttttcagcttagcaggactttctgttgccgaaggctccttttccttctgaaaaagcttcgtcagttgtggcgccagcggacttagcttgataggcaaaggttcagtcattacctttagaatttcttccacatcggcagcagaaggcgtcgcaggagcttctccctcttggcccgacgtttttggtttcggggccgtagctttccttttctttgaagtagctatcttcagctcagggctcagttttcttttctcaaaaatttctttgtcctttttagctAATTTGGTAGCTTCTTTGTCGAGGACGctggcaactctttttcttttctgtccTTCAGCACCTCTGCCTAATTGCTCATAGCCGggataatcaaaattcaaggcatccatcacccgattcattctTCGCTTCGGTCGAGTACCGAAAGCCGCAGTCATTAaccgatcttctttcttagaatagttgccaaggatctcgttgcacataacctcaattgtgtccaaccactcttggcaaggtgctttaaaatgttttttaaacttgtaataataaggtagccggacaagctctttcttcttcttctcccctttcagcttcggcatgtcccattccctcaaagttgggaatactctgaaggctaagaattcttggaccagatccctggtgccaatgtgctctgcaacaacccgaaattcgcccagtgcaatctGACATGGACTATCTGGAGACATGACGCATTGGGGtctagtttctccgaaggttaaactcaaagggctctgaactagtttctccttcttctcatctactttgacataaaaccattcactcttccagccagctggccatttcgtacgatagttgataactggatacttggcatctttacgatatgcaaaattgtagcagccgaaattatcatgcagcccatcttctctagcttttgtctggtaatgaagctcgtgtgcccggcaaaaaccttcggcaagtggctctgcctcctggcttcggagtgcccagatgtaaacactaagcctaacaatggcgttaggagttaactgatgaaggtgaatcccaaatctctctaaaacatctgcaatcatcccatgcaggggaaaccttaaccctgctttgaagaagctcttaaaaaccaccacctcatctttttctggcttcggggtaatttCCTCTCCCTCGAAGCGAATCAGCTCCCTTTTGTCTTCGCTAAAATAGCCTAGCTTCAGTAACTTAGCCATATCACCTTCGATAATAGTAGACTTCCCAAACTctaagtggctgggtttagatggtgtTGCACCGTACTCATCTTCAAATTCATCTTCTTCAATGTCAGCTTGTTTTGCTTTGGCGGCAGATGTATCCCCTGATGTTGCCAGCCCATaccgcctcattgcttcggaaattggaacggtttcagtggcttcggtctcatctccctcacgttcaaccctggcagtggaatgcactctagccatttgattatgaacttctagaagttttttgaaattaatgaccttttttccgaagctcttcttgtgacgaagcagaattcgaggtggtgcttcgtttgagcgcaagggtcaagcttcggctatggttaaattcctggcagcaaaacagtgcaatagcaatgaatgttgtggtaacttcacacctactcgtctgtttatgtagtgctgcaggtaagaaggtgaatcgtcaagtctcctACACCGGACGAATAGTCGCTCtcacccactgaatggtgggccacaaaacccgagaaggttaatctgcatggtgggaccactccgtgctcggaaattttatcgtttcccggcaacgagctcagggaaggtgtttttcggaccttcggcttcccgaagcctaagagactttttcacggatcaagctcgttacgaaaaacgatctagcaccgcgaaggggctactattggggtcatgcttcgtcgccgaaggtcctgcaggaagacacaccttcggcaaatccgtttaaacatagtgccgaagctaccactcatgaagcttcggtattataacgtatctgaagacgagggttcgaaccgacttaaagatgaaatgacttcttagtccataagggtctgagtcataattgtaatcttttgtaaggggcatgattgtaatttctcacaagctgtgtcatgtgcctataaatagatgaacattactcctttacggttcacgcaatcctgtaatcattgacgcatcacactggaattattgttctttgtcaaggcaaaggtataaatgtacttaaatgttatgttttaatatttaagtttgtataataaaatatatgtttAATAATATCTGTCTTTGGTATAAATTTCTTTAATTTTTCATATTCTAGCATTGTTCACATTGTTCTATAGAGCTAATCACGAAGGTAAGACCTTCATGATATTTTgcttatggtcttcgtccgaagttcattatatcctaagggagataatgcttcagcggacgaagggcattaacgtttaacattttatgttgccttgttcttaattcatagcatttgagaacaagtccccaacagacaggATGACAGGTTTATTTCCAAGAAACCgatggtctctttaagaaaaagaccaggcgaaggggtatcgtgtgTTCTCGCCCATCCGATCTCAGATCGATGGTTGAGAACAGATCCGCGGGCGGGGTGCACGGGAGCGAGCGCGTGCGCACTTACTGGCGGGCCAGGGCGGTCAGCGGCCTAGGGCCAGCGGGCGGGACTGACTGCCCGGGCTCAGTGGCAGGGGCGCGGGGTAGGGGAAATCAGGACGGTTGGATCTCAATCAGGCGGTCGGGATTGGGTTTGATCTAATTAAATCAGAGCCATCCGATCTGACACGGACGCCTGGGATCTGACGGCCAGCTCAGGTCAGTCTCTCGGGCCGCCAGCGGCGGCGCCCCTCGTGCCCATGGCGGAGACCCACCGGAGACGATGGCGCGGGCGTGCTGGGGGCCCAAGGCCCCAAGAAGGGGGTCAGGGTGGTTGGGGGACTGTGTCGAGCACGAGCGTGGACACGGCATCAACACAGAGGCGTCAGAGGGTAGCAGTGCACGGCGgggtggctcggcggcggcgcgaaCTCACTCCAGTGAGCAATCGCGCGCAACTGAGAGCGAGAAAGAGAAAAATAGAGGGTGGGGTGGTTGGTTACCTCGAGGGAAGGCTCCGAGACCTTGGACGGCGGCAGAGGCACGACGAGGGCTCGGGTCGACTACGGCGGCGCTGTGGCTGCGCGGAGGAGGAACGATGAGCGCAGGCAGAGAGAACCGGAGGGGGAGAGAGTGAATTGAACCGTTTCCTGAGTCGCGGACATCGAGGCGGAACTTACCGAGGCAACGGGTACGACAACAGTGGAACCGACGCGCGACCTTGGCGGACGGGGGTGACGCTGCTCTGGGGTGTGCACGGTGTGAGGTGAGGGTGGGAGCTCTGCGGGTGCACGAATGAGGGAGGAGGAGATTGAGTGGGGGTGCGGGCTACTAGAAATGGCCAGGGGTGGGGCGGTCGTGGCCTCGACGTGCGACGTGGGCGCAGAGTCCATGGCGCGCGCGGACGGTTGGAGGGGACAGGGCTAACAGGCTAGGTCCACGGGTCAGCGGGAGGGGGCGCACGAGCGAGTGCGGCGGTGCCAGGCGGGGCCGGGCTAGCAGAGAGATGGGGCAACGGGCGCACATGGgcaggctgggccgaaaggccgaggaagAGGGTGCTTTtggtttttctttttattctgaattTCTAATCTCTTTTCTTTTTGTTCTCTTTTGAATCCAAATCCAACTAAACCACAAATTCAGATTTGAATATTTAaaacatatgcatcaaacaaaaacAAAGTTTAAGCTCTGCATGATTCAACATTTCATGTCTCCCCTAGGGTTTAATCTACTAAAGTATTAATACATTTTCAAATAAATAATCACACCTTTACTAAAAGGAAGAGAAAAAGAAACTATAAGGAGAAGAAAAgagataacacctgaatttggtagatattaaaGAAAAAAATTTATACTCCTGAATTCAGGGTGCTACAGCACGACACAACGGTCATTGGAGGACAACGCAGAAAAATCAGGACGCACGAAACTCTGCTATTATAGTAGTAGAGAAAAGATTATAAGAGTGCAGGTTGATTTTAAAATAATGTAGGGTTTTTTCTTTTGAAAAATATTGAGGTAAGACGAccattgaaactggtgctttaatataaTAGAGAAGAGATAAAGATAACAAGTGGCATTGGTGGATAATTAGTCTCGAACTCCACGTTTACACGTTTACATCAGAAAACATATTTTGAGGTTTACATCTGAAAACATATTTTGTGAAATACCTATTTAGTTGCTCCACCAAAATGGTAGAGTTAACCCCAACTCCACGTTTTTTGGAGAGCAGAATTGCTAGAGTTGAAATCATTTGACAAACAACTAGTGGTATGAAGCTGCAAAACATAGAGAGGAGCAATCCTAAACACCCCTTAGTTCGTACACAGACTAGCCACGAAAATTCGAATGATTCATTCGTAAACCTGCTCTTTACCACGTGTTCTTCGGTCTGTGACGATCCGAGCAATCTAGCCTTACTGATATGTCATCCAATCCAATTCAGCGTCAACAACTAGCATCTAAATTAACAAGATAAAGAAAAGAGCACGTCTGTACGAACGATAAATTTAGGACACCACTACTAACCACGGACTAAACAGAGTAAGggcaaagaaaaaaaaggaaatcaGGAGCACAAGAAGTGGTTCCTTAAAAAAGAAAGATAAGGTAAAGTAAAAATGGAGAAGATCGAGAAAGAGAGACCACTGACATCAACATTGGAATCCTCCTTGACGCGTCATCTAAAACAAAAGGTTATAGACAAAGCCAAATCAGATGCTCGTACTGATGTACACCATCCAGAATGGAGCTTTGAGCAGCTTCACTCATCTCTCCTGAACCATTGACCATGGAAGCGTAGCACCAGATGATGTTCTCAGCATAGGTACACGTCTAGCTACCAGGAAGGCTTCCTTGAGATATGCCGCGCGATCAGCAAATTGGGAGGCCCTCTGTATTTTCAcaccaagaagaagaaaaaaacatGGTTAGACACTTCCTGGAAAGACAAGTATAGTCATGAGCTGTAGCTTCTCATCGAAATCTAGTGATGTCAACACAATAAAACGCCATCAACTATGACAACTGGCTCGTTGTTTGAAGGAATGCAGGAAGAGAAGAGTGAACACACCCTGCGTAGCCACTAGTCATTTTACTACCTTGTCATCTTAAACGCAGAAAGTGAGTGCCTAGCCACTAGTCATTTTAGTAGCTTGTTTTCTATGCATCACAATAATTGTACCCTCGTGTTCTTTCCCATCGGAAAATGGCGTTACATCAATTTGAAAATGAACAGAGAGGTGCAATTTAATATCCCCTACTCCATGATAATAGAACCGTGCAATTTGGGTTTCTGGGTGTGAACACCATGGGCAGTATGATAGGTACTTAGCTATAGAGGGCCATGACTTCCATTCtggaaaaaggtggacaaagaaaGCTACGTATGATGGTATCCAAAGAAGTATAAAAAAATATTTAAGCTTTGGTGAGGGCATTTTTGTCTTTTTAGGCAAGTCCTCTACGCGTGAAGCATAGATAATGGCATGGACCCAATTTTTTGAATTAATAATGGCAACCACCGGTATCACGAATTATAATGACATCATTAGAAATCTCGGTTTTCATAATGGCATATATCTAAAAAACCCTAGAAAATAATACCAATTTCAGTCATCAGCCATAGTCAGCCACAGTACCACATTGCCAGGTGCCTCTTTAGTACACCCCCTACATGAGGGGCACTTCCTTACTGGGTAGTAATTACGATCATATTATGCACTGATTAGATTGGCATTAATCATTGTGAAAATCTGGAATGTTTTTCTGATTTTGAGACCAGTGTGAGAAACTGAATGTCACTAATGAATCCATCTTTCACAAGTGAAGGCTTTGCTAAGATATCTCCTATGCTGCCATAGTTCAAGGAAAGAAAAAATAATATTACAAAGCCCCAGAGACATGATCATAGCAGACAGTAGTAGATCCCATACAACAACGACCCCAATAGAGTGctaaatttttggaaattatctaAACATACTCCCAATATAATAATGGTGAAAAAACTCCCTGCACAAATACTGCATTCTTTCACCTTTCAAAATGATCTACCAAAAATAGTCCTCAAAAGAAAGGAAGGTTTAAACTCTACCATTCATTAATTGTTCATTATGTTGTAATGCCAATAATTCTGTACTATTTGTGCTTATACTCTTATCACCTTACACCCACTTTAAAAGCAAGTTCATCCATAAGACCATGCAAATCAACGTTCATgaaaataattgcagagaatacAGGCTGTTATCACCTTTACAATATAGACGTAAATTATGAATCACAATTATCTTGTTTTCCTTGATACTTGTAcatgaatattatattcattagCTGTGATGTTTCAAGTTAATGGTTCGGTATTAATCATAATCCATCCATCAATTCTCATAACAAATTATCTCCACCAAATAAACTATTTCATGGATCAATAGTCTTCTAGTCTTCGTATCAGTCATATAAGCTACTTATATGCTGTCTTGGACTACAACCAGAATCAGGTACATACATATTCTAATATAGCAACAGATGTGTTCAACAGTGGCGAAGAACTTACCTTATCATCAAACGCAATCTTAATCTGGGGCAAGCCCCTTGCCTTGCGCTTCATTCTGTACATCCTCCTCCCCAGCACGACCAGGCCAAGAAGTGCTGCGGCGATGGAGAAGGACCATACCGGCTTCACCTTCCAAGCACAGTAGTGCAGCAGCTTGAACGGCAGCTTCCACCAGACAACAAATTGCTTCTCCCCCTCTTCAGTACCTGCCGTGTGAGCCAGAGGCAGAGCACCATCCTTGACCTCTCCATCTGGTTCATCGCAACCAGTGGCAGCATTAaccttgctcccttgttcctgctCTTCTTGTTCACCATGGATCTCATCACTTGACACAGCATCTTCAAGGCACGATCTTTCTACACCAGTACCAATTCCTCCATCCAATCGCACAAGGGAACTCTCCGATACCTCACCCTGGAGCGAGGCACCTGTACGTGTAGCTGCATCAGAATCCAGAGTTTCTCCCACGCCATGATACGCCggctgcagcaccgggcgcaatTCACCGCGGCTAAACACAGAATTACTCTCCTGCTGAATCTCAGCGGCTACCACCTCCTCTTGATTTCCATCTGCGCTGCGGGTCGCACTGCGCGCCCCTTCGCGGGCGTCATCCACGCCGCTTATCAGCAGCGGCTGGTTCCAAACACCAGCTGCAAGATTGAAACTTGCTTCCGGAATCGGATCGAACCCATCCAATAATTCTAATCCTTGCCAGGCGCCCCGGTCGTCCGACCACGAGCCCTCGCCGTCGCCAGGCCAGGCGGCTGCGGTGTCGGGGGTGAGagcgaagtggtcgaggacgacgTCGCCGCCCCCGCCAGAGACGATTAATACCTCATCGTCGTCGCCGCCCCCGCAGGCGGAGGTGGCAGAGAGCACCTCCCAGTCGCTGCTCTCCGAGGCGGCGTCCTCCATGGCCATGGTGGCTCTGCCGTCTGCGCCCGTCTCTTCGGGAAGGAAAGGGAAGTGGGGGAAGGGACAACTGACAAGAGAGGGGAACACGGCGGTGTGGGGGACTCGGGAGTGCCGACTGCCGAGGATGAAAGGAGGCGGGCACGTGGGACCCAGTACTGGCGGGACACGTAGCAGCCCAGCGTGTCGAGAAAAGCGAGCGACTGTTCATTTAGGAATTTGGAGTGGCCATGGCTTTTCTATGTCTATTTACTATATTCGGACAACTGGTAAAATAAGATTATATAAATAGATTGTAAGACCGAATTTAACAGTGCACTCATAAGATAATCTAAAATATTATTTTGTATTATAGACTTATTTTCGTCATAATTTAACCGGATTGGAAGTGGGTCGTGACTGAAATGGGCTTCAAGGGGCAATTAAGGAAAGTTTAAGAATCGGCCCCTGCACATGTATTTCCCAGTCCGAATCGGCCATGTATCTAGTAGGTTAGTTTAAGCGATAAGCTTAAAGATGGAAAGATAGAGTCCAACCTAGATGCATTAGGGTTAGTGGAggtcacaagtctttggactataAATATATACCCTTGTTCACTCATTAGTGTGATCGTGAATCTTCACATGTTTGCAACCACAAGCTTTTGGCGCATCGTTGCCCCtgtttttagggttttccatGGGTAAGTGACATGCCACCCTGACTACATCTCGCAATCAAGGTGATGTCGTTCTTATTCATCTATCTTTGTGTTTTTTGTACTAAAGCGTTTTTATGGCGAGAAGCACTAGTTATCATAGACTCTATGGAGTAGCAGCGACATTTTCACCATACACGCACGTCGTTTGCCGACCGTAAGCATCTAGTCGTCCTAGTGCACATTCTCGAGCGTGAGGGCGGCACCTTGCTCCGTTCCATCTAGTAGATCTAATCGGTTACGGTTAGTCCTTGTCCACTAAGGATATGCTTAGTATCTACATAATTAGGCCCTACATATGGGTCGGACATTCCGGTGATGTGTTGGATGCCCTACGTTTGCTTGAATAGGGATCTTTCCGGGGATCGGCTCTCGCTGGTTTTTAGGCCTCTGATCTGGCTAGCATTCTATCATTTGTCACGCTTGCTAGGCCCGACTACGCGCAGGATGTTCCGATTAGCTTGATGTGAGTAGGGCATGGTTTCGAATGCCATCAACTCTGTGTGTCTTTGATACATAGACCGAATCTGATCCCGAGAAACAATTGGCTCTTTATAGCCGATACAGCCCGAGGAGCCGAGCATAGCTCAAATCAAAGTTTGCATGTGTCTGTTTGTGCAAGAAACCGATTCGAAGCACATTGACATCTTCCTGACCAGGTATAGATCAGGTGGCACGCCTAGCGAACTTCAAAGCCAGGTCGTGTACTAGAATCTGGGTCACTGACCGAGGGACCGGTGCCCACCAACCGCTCTGAAAGCCTCCTGTCCCCTCGTGTTGCATGCCATCTCTCGCCGGCAAAGTCGGAAGACAACACATTCTGGCACGCTTGGGGGACATTCTACATCAACTCCCGCTGTCTAGATATCGAAGGCTCCGGCACAGACATCTGGTTTGACACAAGAGAAGCCCATCACGTATGAAGAGCTGCCTCAGGAACACTAAGCGAGATATGATCAAGTCAAGGCCCTCTTCGAAGCCAATCTCATCGGCTCTTTTGAGAGGAACCGTAACCATGGCATCAGGTGGAAGGGGTTCTCACCTGAAGGCGCTCTTGATGAAGTGGATCTTTCTTTACCTTCAGAAGAGCGTACCAGAGCTCTATGCCAAGAAGTTAACTACATGGTGGCTCGTTCGCTGCATCGCCACTACAGAGCCTGATGAACGCATTCGAGCGTGTGGCCCTCCACGTCATTCAAGAAATCATGAAGCATCAGTACTCTCTGATAGGTccagtgttggggcgaaggcgaagacgctacccttcgcgtgAAGCCTCCGTCGCGTCTGCTACATCAACGAACGTGCGACGACTGGCGCGGTTACCCTTTGTCCTCTccattgcaagacgaaggccagaCCCCGACGAAGTCTGCTGGTCCCGCGTCCCTCATCTCGCCcgaaggcccacgtggaattcaaccctttataacgggccccgcgtggacaGGCGGGTTACgggcctcatctgtaatagcttttctgtaatgacggccTGTAACCccccttatgggaatattctagggataatccGGGTACCCGAGGACATAACTGTCCTTGTCTTGGGACGTTCGAcactcgggtacctataaatacccccgtacagtgcccttgagaggccagattaacagagcaattgccatctcgcGTTAAACTTCGCTTGCACCCTTTccattcccccgttggatcaacttgcccaggagtgcAAGTtctaacattggcgcccaccgttcgtgctacgaacaaaccacccatgatggcacccaagagagctagttcgaaggcagccccatccgtcgaTGAAGCAGCGAAGGTAGCGCTGCTAgccaagaaaaagggcaaggccctcgcagacAACACCCCCCAAGAAGTCTGCGAAGACGAAGCCCTCAGCAAGAGACAGTGCAACGAccaacccactcccgaaggcaccctatgcacctgcagctccggaggacaaccacaagcaccacccctaggcttcgctccactagagggcgaagacgcaatagaggacggcgaagtcatcggcgtatcagccgaagaacagctacagctacgtgccctgcgcatcaagaaccgcaacctccaaaagcagaaagacgtcctcgaggccaagcgccaacgtgtcaccgcgcaagccaaggtgcgccagatgatacgagatgaggagcagagagcccgagaactcgagcaagagattgcgctcatgtaGAGTGAAGGCCAGCACGATCTGCAGCAcgacccacccctccaacagcgcgcgccaTCTGGAGACTTATTCATTCCCCAGCGCGGACCTTTCATCCCGCACGCCGCagctttccaaggcatcaactaccttgatgagcaaagcccctggcgcgactccaagtgtcaccatggcccgccaactttagggcagggacctaccccaagtacaacggcagcaccgacccagcatagtacatcatgagctatcaagtcgccgtcgcatcatccggaggagacgacgccacaatggtcaagtctttcatcattgccctcgaaggttgggccttgacctggtacaccaggttgccccattgtccatcgactcctagaAAAGTctccgagacaagtttctgctcaacttccaagggtaccaaccagacaccgatgccttggccgagttatcactctgcaaacagcaagagaaggaaaccctacgggagtactaccgcaagttcctgactctcaagtcacaactgccttcagttgacgaccaaattgccatacactacgccatcagtggccttcgggctggcgtcctatacagtcactgcatcagggacccacccaaaaatctccaagagctctatcagttgttcgagaagtacgccagatccgaagagctccatcagcgcaaggtcgagtcttagagaaagcccaaggaccctccgcagtccagccgaaccTGGACAAGGCCTTCACAGTTAGACTCCGGAcgggacagccgcagtcagcagcaggtgcacaacatagccaaccagcaccccgccggcGAAGTCGCTCGCCGTCAAGACTATCTCCCCCAGGGCTACGACAATGGCACATGTGACGGGGCTGGGGACGGGCGCAGCAACCGCGCAGATATTACTGCatgtttcatggcgaagactgcgcgcacctAACAAAGGATTGCTCGGAAACAAAGgtcaccagggacaggatgtctcgggcacaaccagccgacaaccaaagagttgtcgcgcacatatatcaacaccaccacccacaaccatacaaccatggCCACACCTAGCATCTACCCAACCACGCATAtcagcaccaccaggaggtacaagtcgTACCACCACTGCTCCCGCCTCTGCATCAACCGAACccacaccaccaaaatcaccccaagcaccaaaacaagaagatttcaccgatcagccgtatcgtgaagtcattcacatgatcatcgGAGGGTCCAGCGTTGACTTCGAGACGAAGCGGCAAAAGAGGGATCACTACCGAAGCGTCAACCACGTCAccctcaccggcccagtcgtgcaaacgaaatggtcacatgtgccactaaccttcgatgccagagatgttgatctgcgcagcgcaccccacgtcgacgccatggtaatcaactgcagtgtggcaggctgggacctgcacaaggtCCTAGTTAACAACGGCAGccaagcggacatcatcttcaTGCACGCCTTCGACCACATGATCATCATCCATagcttactcaagccttcggacaaccccctatatggcttcggcggcaagggcactttccctatgggcaagatagagctacccctgtcattcggcgtaccacccaatgcgcgaagcgaacaggacacctttgacatcgtcgacatggtctacccctacaacgccataatgggtcggggctccatcaacaaatttgaagcgaccattcacggactgtacctctgcatgaaaatccTGGGCCCGCAAGGTGTGATAACGGTTTACGctaaccagcagactgcgcgcaacattgagAGAGAATTCGTTCCAGGTCAACGGAACGCACACTGCCTTACAACACAACGCAAAGTCTCCAAGGCGACCCACCCAACCACCAACGAAAAAgtaaaggcacagctgcagagcaacgacggtacgaagacagttcccctcgacccggcaacgcccaagcaaacggttGTAATAAGTgaagacctgacttcgcaagacaaggagaaactcatctcctgtctctccagaaacaaggacgtcttcgcctggtccgccctcgacctggtcggagtcagccgcaccgtcatcgagcacagtctaggcatcgacccttcggtgcgcccaaaaaagcagcggctgcgcaaaatgtccgatgaaaaaACGGAAGCCGCCAAAGCTGAAGTGCACCGCCTACTGGAGGCCAATTTTATTGAACCAATCgcctaccccacgtggctcgccaacgtagtcatggtacaaaagaaaagcggcaagtggcgcatgtgcattgacttcaccagcctcaataaggcctgtcccaaggataatttcccactaccacggatcgacaagatagtcgatagtgcagccagatgcgaagtcatgtcacttcttgactgtttctccggctatcaccaaatatatatgaaggaggaagacaaggccagcaccagtttcatcacacccttcggcacatactgcttcatcatgatgccggagggactcaagaacgatgGCTCAactttctctcgcctcaccaagacggtgctcgagagccaagtgggCCGCAACATTTTCACGTACGTGGACGACATCGTTGTCGCAAGCAAAAATAAAACGACCACCTGGCTGACCTCGCAGAGACATTCGCAAACATGCGGGACacacgacttcgcctcaaccccgagaagtgcgtcttcggagttcaccaggggaagatactgggctaccta
Proteins encoded:
- the LOC100194197 gene encoding uncharacterized protein LOC100194197, with the translated sequence MAMEDAASESSDWEVLSATSACGGGDDDEVLIVSGGGGDVVLDHFALTPDTAAAWPGDGEGSWSDDRGAWQGLELLDGFDPIPEASFNLAAGVWNQPLLISGVDDAREGARSATRSADGNQEEVVAAEIQQESNSVFSRGELRPVLQPAYHGVGETLDSDAATRTGASLQGEVSESSLVRLDGGIGTGVERSCLEDAVSSDEIHGEQEEQEQGSKVNAATGCDEPDGEVKDGALPLAHTAGTEEGEKQFVVWWKLPFKLLHYCAWKVKPVWSFSIAAALLGLVVLGRRMYRMKRKARGLPQIKIAFDDKRASQFADRAAYLKEAFLVARRVPMLRTSSGATLPWSMVQER